A window of Nocardiopsis sp. Huas11 genomic DNA:
CGGAGCGACCCGGGTCGGCCAGGGGTGTCCCCGTACCTGAGGGGCCATCGGAGCACAGGTCCCCTTTCGTCTCCCGTTCCTGTGCCCCGGGCGACAGGCGCCGTGACCACGCGGACCAGGGCCATGGTGCACAGGCCGCGACTGCGTAACATGAGGTCACGCTGCACGTGCATGCCTCACACTCGGGAACCCGGAGCGCTACGCCATGGAGTACACCGTCTCGATCGAGATCGCTCTACCGCTGGAGAGGACGGTACAGCTGCTCGCCGAGCCGGCGCACATGTCGAAGTGGCTGCGGGGTCTGGTCCTGCACGAGCCGCTGAGCGGGACGCACGGGCAGGTCGGCACCACGTCGCGGGTCGTGTTCCTGTCGGGGAAGCAGCAGATGGAATGCACCGAGACCATCACGCGCCGGGAACCGGCGGACCTGCACGGGATTCCGGAAGGACAGGTCGTTCACTTCGAGCGCGAGATCGTCGCCGAGGGCATGTGGAGCGCGGTTTGCGACCGGCTGACCGAAGCCGATCCGGAGACGACGCTCTGGGTGAGCGAGAACGAATACCGGTTCAGCGGTGCGATGATGCGGGTGGTGGGGTTCCTGATGCCCGGCGCCTTCCGCAAGCAGTCGCTACAGCACATGCAGGACTTCAAAGCGTTCGCGGAACAGGGCAAGGACGTCCGCGAAGCGAAGGGCTGATCCACGCTCAGCGTTCGTCTCCCGGGTGTGGAGTGGCCGATGCCGTGGAGCCACTCCAGCTGTCGCTCCACGTGTCTGTCGCGTTCCCAGCTCTCGATGGCCGGTCCCACGTTGGGCGCGATGCCGATACCGGCGACGAGCACGAGGACGAGGAGGATCACCCCGTATCTGCGGTGTGCGGCCAGCGCGAGCGGGGCGGCGAGGCCCATCACCGCCGACCACGCGAGGTGTTCCGTCATGTCGAGGCGTGGCAGTAGGGACCAGAAGAACGAGTACTGCACGACCGCGTAGACGGGCGAGACCGCGGCCGCCGCGGTGAGGAGACCGGCCTTGAGGACGGGACGTTCCACAGGGAAGGTCTCGGAGCCGGGGGGAGCGAAGCAGTGGGGGGAACTCACCGGAACCCAGACGCTTGCCGAGCGACAGGGTACCGAGAACGCCCGCCCCGGCTATGACGGTGAGGGCGAACACCGCCGAGACGACGGGGGGTCCGTTGTCTCGATTCGTGATCGGTATGTAGGGGAGGCAGAACAATCCCAGGGGCATCGCGCTCGTGTACAGCAGAGTGTGCCCGAACACGATGAGTCGGGGTCTGATCGATGAGGGGTACACGGTGTCGAGTCGCTCCGATCAGGGAGGCTGTCCCAGAGGTGGGGGAGCGCTGGTTCCTCGGTGTCTCCTCCTACCCGAGGGCCTTGATGTTCGCCCCTGCTCCCAGATCCACCTTGTCTTGTTCATGCCCCTCTGATGGTGGCGCGCGAATGCCTGTGGCGTAGGGGATGCCGGTGGAAATGGCCGTATGCGGCCACGGCCACTAGCTCTCGGGCAGCACGAGCTCAAGCGGGGTGGGGGGCGGCTCCATCGCGGTGTGCAGGGGACTTCGGGTGTTCGCGCTGGGACCGAAACGGATCCAGGCCAGCTCCTGCGCCCGACGCCGGTCGAGTGTGAGCAGACTGCGCGCGCCCGGCGCGAATGCCGCCGGTCCGTGCCGGGTGGCCGCGCGCAGCCGTCGCCAGCGCCGCGAATGCGCCCGGTGGCTGCGCACGGTCACTCGCCGCCCCCGGGCGTTCTGCCCGTTCAGGGCCTGTTGCGGAGTGGCGTCGATCATCAGCACATGCATCTCGTACCGGCGGAGTCGGCAGAGCAGGGCGAGCAGCACGCGGACCGGGCTGCGAGTCCCGCACTCGTGCAGCACCACCGGGCCACCGCGCAGTGCCGCAGCCATCCGGACCAGGTGCAGGACGTGCACCACCCAGCGCCACAGCGGGTAGGGGATCCGACCGAGCAGTGGTCGCAGCCGGTACCGCGACTGGAGCGAGTCGATCACCCGCACGCCCTCCGCAGTGAGCACGGTCCGCCTCTCGTTCTCGCCGAACCCGAACAGCCGCCGCAGCAGGGTGCTCTTCCCGGCCCCGGGCACCCCGGCGACCAGGACCAGGGACCGCCGGGGGTAGATCATTCCGTGCACTGTCGAGTCGTTCACCGTGGGCACGTACCGCGCCGGCCCTTGGAACATCTTCGGTAGCTCCTCAAAGCCGACCTTCGCGCCGGTGAGGCGCGGCTCTACAACGGCCGCGTCACCAATGTCATGACGCTACCGGGAAACCGCCGAGCTTCATCCCTGGCCTGTGGGTGACCTTGTTGTGGCAACCGGGTTCCGGGATCACGTGAGCAGAAGTGGTCCATGATGGTGCCATGTCCGCCGAGTCGACCGGGGTCCCGCCGATGGCCACTCACGTCAACGTGGTGCTCGATGGCATCACGAGAGTTTTCGCGTGGGAGGACGACGCTCGCATTGAGGTGCGCAACCTCGGAAGCGAAATCGTCGTAGAGGCCAACGCCGCAGGACTGCGCACCCTGGCCGGCCATCTGATGACACTTGCCGAGGACGGGACCCCGGACGGAGCCCATCTGCACCTGGAGCAGCACAACGGTCTCGTGGAGGGCTCCGTGGGCCTGGTCCTGGAGCGCTGCGAGGAAGAGGAGGAGTAGCCGACCGCCACATACGTGGCCGAAGACTCCGGCGACGACGCGGGTCACCGGAGACAGCCTCGGAGAAGAGGCCGGGACGGGCCGGCCACTTCACCTGTGAGGCCGGCCCCGCCTCCAGCGCGAGCACCGCCGGAGCAATGGGTCCGGGAGCGGCGGGGGACCAGGGCTCAGCTTGAGTCGGAGGCGCTGGCGAGGTGGGCGTTGATGCGGCCGAGCAGGGCGAACAGCTGCCCACGCTCGTCGCGGTCGAGCGGGGCCATGATGTGCTCGTTGACGCCGGCGAGGACACGGTCGAGCTCGGCGAGGCGATGCTCGCCGGCGTCGGTGATGGTGATGACGTTGCGGCGCTTGTCGGCCGGGTCGGGGGCGCGGCGGACCCAACCGCCGTCCGCGAGGTCGTTGAGGACCGCGACGAGGTCGCTCTTGTAGATCCGGGCGCGGCCGGCGAGACCGGCCTGGCTCGCGGGGCCGAACTCGGCGAGGGCGGCGAGCACCACGAAGTGGTCCTTGTGCGCGCCCACCGCGCTGAGCGCGTCGCCCGCGACGCGCCGCATCTGAACGGCCGACATGCCGACGAGGCGCGAGAGCTGGCCCTTGAGTCGCTCAGGGGTCTCGTCGCCTTGGTCGAATTGCAGCTCGTCGCCGGTCTCCATGAGAGCAGCCTACCCCGCTTGCGTTAGTGACACTAACGATATATCTTCATGAGCGAGGCGAACGTTAGTCGTCCTAACTAATTTATGAGGGCCGTCATGACCAGCACCGAAACCCTGATCCGCGACCTCGCCGACCGCGCCGAACTGGCCGACCTGGTCGCCCGCCACAGCCTGTGGATCGACGAGGGCCGCTACGACGAGACCGACCGGCTCTTCACCGAAGACGTTGTCGTCAAGTCCCTCCGGGGAGAGGCTCGCGGCATCGAGGCGCTCATCGATCTCGCGCGCTCGCGTCACGAGGCGTACGTTCGCACCCTGCACAACAAGTCCAACCTCGTCATCGAGGTCGACGGTGAGACCGCCACGGTGCGCGCCCACGACATCGCCGTCTTCGTCATCGACGAGAAGACGGAGGCTGTCGCGGCAGGGATCCACCGCTACGGAGCGCGCCGCACAGAAGACGGCTGGCGCTTCAACCGCCTCGACATCACCCCGGTCGCACTGACCGAAGCCCTCGACCGGGCCCTCTAGGTCGCGCTCAAGAACGTGTGAGGCGGACCGGAGTGTGAGCGCACGGGTGCCACGAACAGGCCGGCGGCCCCGCCCCCGCGGTCGGCGGCCCCAGCGCCCCGTGTCCTCTGCCCAGCGCCCCCGGTCGTCTGCCCTG
This region includes:
- a CDS encoding SRPBCC family protein, coding for MEYTVSIEIALPLERTVQLLAEPAHMSKWLRGLVLHEPLSGTHGQVGTTSRVVFLSGKQQMECTETITRREPADLHGIPEGQVVHFEREIVAEGMWSAVCDRLTEADPETTLWVSENEYRFSGAMMRVVGFLMPGAFRKQSLQHMQDFKAFAEQGKDVREAKG
- a CDS encoding AAA family ATPase, with the protein product MFQGPARYVPTVNDSTVHGMIYPRRSLVLVAGVPGAGKSTLLRRLFGFGENERRTVLTAEGVRVIDSLQSRYRLRPLLGRIPYPLWRWVVHVLHLVRMAAALRGGPVVLHECGTRSPVRVLLALLCRLRRYEMHVLMIDATPQQALNGQNARGRRVTVRSHRAHSRRWRRLRAATRHGPAAFAPGARSLLTLDRRRAQELAWIRFGPSANTRSPLHTAMEPPPTPLELVLPES
- a CDS encoding MarR family winged helix-turn-helix transcriptional regulator, with translation METGDELQFDQGDETPERLKGQLSRLVGMSAVQMRRVAGDALSAVGAHKDHFVVLAALAEFGPASQAGLAGRARIYKSDLVAVLNDLADGGWVRRAPDPADKRRNVITITDAGEHRLAELDRVLAGVNEHIMAPLDRDERGQLFALLGRINAHLASASDSS
- a CDS encoding nuclear transport factor 2 family protein, which produces MTSTETLIRDLADRAELADLVARHSLWIDEGRYDETDRLFTEDVVVKSLRGEARGIEALIDLARSRHEAYVRTLHNKSNLVIEVDGETATVRAHDIAVFVIDEKTEAVAAGIHRYGARRTEDGWRFNRLDITPVALTEALDRAL